A window of the Synechococcus sp. JA-3-3Ab genome harbors these coding sequences:
- a CDS encoding RecQ family ATP-dependent DNA helicase, whose amino-acid sequence MQDWQQVQSALKQYWGYEALRPPQDQVIRALLEKRDALVVLPTGFGKSLCFQLPALLQTGLTLVVSPLIALMEDQVQDLWRRRLPAACLHSELDPALRKRVLRALEGNRLRLLYLGPETLFSPPVWKRLQQVSLNGLIVDEAHTLVHWGGSFRPDYPRLGLVRPALGQPAFPIAAFTATADPETLSRLRHILKLRDPECIRADPLRANISLNVEVAWSPADRRRRLLRFLVENPGSGLVYVRTRRDGEELAEWLGRHHQKTAAYHGGLEAGSRRRLERAWLEGELRFLVCTNAFGMGVNKPDVRWVLHFHPPPNLMDYLQEVGRGGRDGGPCRALMLVSEPTGLLDPTDRQRQAYFYSQQERLLAQARRLLTTLPPQGSYADLPPGETRVALGLLQEMGCLHWPDPFHFQVLHRHWQPPPRQDPWRGMDDLIHSRSCRWQVILRHFGYPENQPGLPCGTCDRCRAAQRR is encoded by the coding sequence TTGCAGGATTGGCAGCAGGTTCAATCTGCCCTCAAGCAGTACTGGGGCTACGAGGCGCTGCGCCCCCCTCAGGATCAGGTGATCCGCGCCTTGCTGGAGAAGCGGGATGCCCTAGTAGTGCTGCCAACGGGCTTCGGCAAGTCCCTGTGTTTTCAACTGCCGGCCTTGCTGCAGACAGGTCTGACCCTGGTGGTCTCGCCCCTGATTGCTTTGATGGAAGACCAAGTGCAGGATCTCTGGAGGCGCCGTCTGCCGGCAGCCTGTCTGCACAGCGAGCTGGATCCGGCTTTGCGCAAGCGGGTGTTGCGGGCTTTGGAAGGGAACCGGCTGCGCCTCCTGTATCTAGGGCCGGAAACCCTCTTTAGCCCGCCGGTCTGGAAGCGGCTGCAGCAGGTGTCCCTCAACGGCCTCATCGTCGACGAGGCGCATACCTTGGTGCACTGGGGGGGATCCTTCCGGCCCGACTACCCCCGTCTGGGATTGGTGCGCCCTGCCCTGGGCCAGCCTGCTTTTCCCATCGCCGCTTTTACTGCCACCGCCGATCCCGAAACCCTCAGCCGCCTGCGCCACATCCTCAAGCTGCGGGATCCGGAGTGCATTCGCGCCGATCCCCTGCGGGCCAATATCTCCCTCAATGTGGAGGTGGCCTGGAGCCCGGCGGATCGCCGTCGGCGTCTGCTGCGTTTTCTAGTCGAAAACCCCGGCTCGGGCCTGGTGTACGTGCGCACGCGGCGGGATGGGGAGGAGCTGGCCGAGTGGCTGGGCCGCCACCACCAAAAAACCGCTGCCTACCACGGCGGCCTAGAAGCAGGATCCCGCCGGCGCTTGGAACGGGCCTGGCTGGAGGGCGAGCTGCGCTTTTTGGTCTGTACCAACGCCTTCGGCATGGGCGTCAACAAGCCGGACGTGCGCTGGGTGCTGCACTTTCACCCGCCCCCCAATTTGATGGACTACCTGCAGGAGGTGGGGCGGGGTGGGCGGGATGGCGGCCCCTGCCGGGCCCTGATGTTGGTCTCGGAGCCGACGGGCCTGCTGGATCCCACCGATCGCCAGCGCCAAGCCTATTTCTATTCCCAGCAGGAGCGCCTGCTGGCCCAGGCGCGGCGTTTGCTGACAACTCTGCCCCCCCAGGGATCCTATGCCGACTTGCCCCCCGGGGAGACGCGGGTGGCCCTGGGCCTGCTGCAGGAGATGGGCTGTCTGCACTGGCCAGATCCCTTTCACTTCCAGGTGCTGCACCGCCACTGGCAGCCGCCGCCGCGGCAGGATCCCTGGCGGGGGATGGACGACCTCATCCACAGCCGCAGCTGTCGCTGGCAGGTGATCCTGCGGCATTTTGGCTACCCTGAGAACCAGCCCGGCCTGCCCTGCGGCACCTGCGATCGCTGCCGGGCTGCCCAAAGGCGTTGA
- a CDS encoding ABC transporter ATP-binding protein, producing the protein MEFSQSSSVIVIDNISKQFGGVNALDRCSFRIEAGRITGLIGPNGAGKTTLFNIIAGFIRPSSGRIWLDGEDVTGLPPHQLFQRGLVRTFQIPREFGRMTVLENLMVVPPKQAGENLFNAWFRWRRVQRQERQLQARAGEVLERLNLIHLRDQLAVNLSGGQKKLLELGRTLMADARVILLDEPGAGVNRTLLADLIRFIEYLNRERGCTFCIIEHDLDLVTRLCHHVVVMAGGRVLTQGSMQEIRQNPAVREAYLGSIALADALSSEPASTLSPEGSPP; encoded by the coding sequence ATGGAGTTTTCCCAGAGCAGCAGCGTGATCGTTATCGACAACATCTCCAAACAGTTTGGCGGCGTCAATGCCCTGGATCGCTGTTCCTTCCGCATCGAAGCTGGCCGGATCACGGGCTTGATTGGCCCCAACGGGGCGGGGAAGACAACTCTTTTCAACATCATTGCCGGGTTTATTCGACCCAGCAGCGGCCGCATCTGGCTAGATGGAGAAGATGTCACCGGCTTGCCTCCCCACCAGTTGTTTCAACGTGGGCTGGTGCGCACCTTCCAGATCCCGCGGGAGTTTGGCCGCATGACCGTTCTAGAAAACTTGATGGTCGTTCCTCCTAAGCAGGCGGGGGAAAACCTGTTCAACGCCTGGTTTCGCTGGCGGCGGGTGCAGCGGCAGGAGCGCCAGCTTCAGGCTCGGGCTGGAGAAGTTTTGGAACGGCTCAACCTCATCCACCTGCGGGATCAACTGGCAGTCAACCTTTCGGGCGGGCAAAAGAAGCTGCTGGAACTGGGACGCACCCTAATGGCGGACGCGCGGGTCATCCTCTTGGACGAGCCGGGGGCTGGGGTCAACCGCACTTTGCTGGCAGACCTAATCCGCTTTATCGAGTACCTTAACCGCGAGCGCGGCTGCACCTTCTGCATCATTGAACACGACCTGGATCTGGTGACCCGCCTTTGCCACCACGTGGTGGTCATGGCGGGGGGAAGGGTGTTAACCCAAGGATCCATGCAGGAAATTCGGCAAAACCCTGCCGTGCGGGAGGCCTATTTGGGATCCATCGCTTTAGCAGATGCCCTCAGCTCGGAACCGGCCTCCACCCTCTCGCCGGAGGGATCCCCGCCATGA
- the hisB gene encoding imidazoleglycerol-phosphate dehydratase HisB → MTALNSTCSLQPRTAFVQRRTAETDVQVRLSLDGKGQHEIDTGIPFLDHMLAQLSTHGLIDLQIKAVGDLHIDDHHTNEDVGIALGQALAQALQDRRGIYRFGHFWAPLDEALVQVVLDFSGRPHLSYGLELTVERIGRYETQLVREFYQAVANHAQMTLHIRQAAGLNAHHIVEASFKAFARALRMAVERDPRRQDGIPSSKGVL, encoded by the coding sequence ATGACTGCCCTAAACTCCACGTGCTCGCTCCAGCCCAGAACGGCTTTTGTTCAGCGTCGCACAGCAGAGACGGATGTGCAGGTTCGCCTTAGCCTGGACGGCAAAGGGCAGCATGAGATCGACACCGGGATCCCCTTCTTGGACCACATGCTGGCCCAGCTCAGCACCCATGGGCTGATCGACCTCCAGATCAAAGCGGTGGGGGATCTGCACATCGACGACCACCACACCAACGAAGATGTGGGCATCGCGCTGGGACAAGCCCTAGCCCAGGCGCTGCAGGATCGGCGCGGCATTTACCGCTTTGGCCACTTTTGGGCGCCTTTGGATGAGGCCTTGGTGCAGGTGGTGCTGGACTTTTCCGGGCGCCCCCACCTCAGCTACGGCCTGGAGCTGACCGTCGAGCGCATTGGCCGCTACGAAACCCAGTTGGTGCGGGAGTTCTACCAGGCAGTGGCCAACCACGCCCAGATGACCTTGCACATTCGCCAGGCGGCTGGCCTCAATGCCCACCACATTGTCGAAGCCAGTTTCAAGGCCTTTGCCCGCGCCCTGCGCATGGCCGTAGAACGGGATCCGCGCCGACAGGATGGGATCCCCAGCTCAAAAGGTGTTCTGTAG
- a CDS encoding pseudouridine synthase: MRYLKFYKPYGVLTQFTDRQGRPTLKSFIPVPKVYPVGRLDRDSEGLLLLTDDGRLNARLIDPKFGHERTYWVQVEGIPTPQALQQLQEGVVIQGRKTRPAEVRVLAEEPELPPRDPPIRFRRSIPTTWLELMLREGRNRQVRRMTAAVGIPTLRLVRVGLGPLSLQGLAPGQWQELSEAELARLRHYCFGQSRCPLLGRRLSLQNTF, translated from the coding sequence ATGCGCTACCTCAAGTTTTACAAACCCTACGGCGTGCTCACCCAATTTACCGACCGGCAGGGGCGGCCAACCCTCAAGTCTTTCATCCCGGTGCCCAAGGTCTATCCGGTGGGGCGGTTGGATCGCGATAGCGAAGGTCTGCTTCTGCTCACCGACGATGGCCGCCTCAACGCCCGCCTGATCGATCCCAAGTTCGGCCACGAGCGCACCTACTGGGTGCAGGTGGAAGGGATCCCCACGCCCCAGGCCCTGCAGCAGTTGCAAGAGGGAGTGGTCATTCAGGGGCGAAAGACCCGGCCGGCTGAGGTTAGAGTGCTAGCCGAGGAGCCGGAGCTGCCGCCGCGGGATCCGCCCATCCGCTTTCGCCGCTCCATCCCCACCACCTGGCTGGAGCTGATGCTGCGGGAGGGTCGCAACCGCCAGGTGCGCCGCATGACCGCCGCTGTCGGCATTCCAACCTTGAGATTGGTGCGAGTGGGGCTGGGGCCCCTCTCGCTGCAGGGGCTGGCCCCTGGCCAGTGGCAGGAGCTCAGCGAGGCGGAGTTGGCCCGCTTGCGGCACTACTGTTTTGGCCAGTCGCGCTGTCCCTTGCTCGGGCGGAGGTTAAGTCTACAGAACACCTTTTGA
- a CDS encoding c-type cytochrome, protein MAVVGLAILTWIWLAAGAGLDPYTKAVLSLEGQPSHGASLFALNCAACHGEEADGRVGPSLRGVSNRRSDRFIIHQVTSGKTPPMPQFQPDPQEMADLLSYLKTL, encoded by the coding sequence TTGGCTGTTGTGGGTCTGGCAATCCTCACCTGGATTTGGCTGGCTGCAGGAGCTGGGCTGGATCCTTACACTAAAGCCGTCCTCAGCCTAGAGGGTCAGCCCAGCCATGGTGCTTCGTTGTTTGCCCTCAACTGTGCCGCCTGTCATGGAGAAGAAGCCGATGGCCGAGTTGGCCCCAGCCTGCGGGGAGTTAGCAACCGCCGCTCCGACCGGTTTATCATTCATCAGGTAACCAGTGGCAAAACTCCGCCTATGCCCCAGTTTCAGCCGGATCCCCAGGAGATGGCAGATTTGCTCAGCTACTTGAAAACCCTCTGA
- a CDS encoding ABC transporter substrate-binding protein, whose protein sequence is MSPMHKLTRRAFATAAALTAAALVTTLLPSTAQQAAQTPIKIGALLSLTGDLQAYGENCLKGIKLALDQINAAGGVLGSPIQVVEADDQTSAQPAIDAAQRLVNVEKVAAIVGALGSGITIPVATTVTVPSKIPQISPASTAPTITTLDDNGFLFRTVPSDAFQGVALAQITREENLERLAIIYINNDYGKGLADSFKAAFEKRGGTITKSVPYEPGQASYRGELDQLKEGDPQALVLIGYPENGAIILRQALEGGLFDRFVFTDGMRSPDLATQVGADKLEGSIGTSPQALTDSKAYQIFAEAYKAAYGELPPTPYIDTAYDAAFVLALAIQKAGSADGTAIRDALRQVANPPGTEILPGEWAKAVELLKKGEDIDYTGASGSLNFDENGDVAGTFAHWTFKGGQIVDLKVFEPEG, encoded by the coding sequence ATGTCTCCCATGCACAAACTGACTCGGCGGGCCTTCGCAACGGCGGCGGCCCTGACGGCGGCGGCACTGGTCACCACCCTGCTGCCGAGCACAGCTCAGCAAGCAGCCCAAACCCCGATCAAAATAGGAGCGCTGCTGTCCTTGACGGGCGACCTGCAGGCCTATGGGGAAAACTGCCTCAAGGGCATCAAGCTGGCTCTGGATCAGATTAACGCCGCTGGCGGCGTCCTCGGATCCCCAATCCAAGTGGTGGAGGCGGATGACCAAACCTCAGCCCAGCCGGCTATCGATGCTGCCCAGCGGCTGGTGAACGTGGAGAAGGTGGCCGCCATTGTTGGCGCCCTGGGCAGCGGCATCACCATCCCGGTGGCCACGACAGTAACGGTTCCCAGCAAGATTCCGCAAATTTCGCCAGCTTCCACCGCTCCCACCATCACCACCCTGGACGACAATGGTTTCTTGTTCCGCACCGTTCCCTCCGATGCCTTCCAAGGGGTAGCCCTGGCGCAAATTACCCGCGAAGAAAACCTGGAGCGCCTGGCCATCATCTACATCAATAACGACTACGGCAAGGGGCTGGCCGACAGCTTCAAGGCCGCCTTTGAAAAGCGGGGCGGCACCATTACCAAGTCGGTTCCCTACGAACCCGGCCAAGCCTCCTACCGCGGCGAGCTGGATCAGCTCAAGGAAGGGGATCCCCAGGCGCTGGTGCTGATCGGGTATCCCGAAAACGGCGCGATCATCCTGCGGCAGGCTTTGGAAGGGGGGCTATTTGACCGCTTTGTCTTCACAGATGGCATGCGCTCTCCCGATCTGGCCACCCAGGTGGGGGCGGACAAGCTAGAGGGATCCATCGGCACCTCGCCCCAGGCTCTGACCGACAGCAAAGCCTACCAAATCTTTGCTGAAGCCTACAAAGCTGCCTACGGGGAGCTGCCCCCCACCCCCTACATCGACACGGCCTACGATGCCGCTTTTGTCTTGGCTCTGGCCATTCAAAAGGCCGGCAGCGCCGACGGCACCGCCATCCGCGATGCTCTGCGGCAAGTGGCCAATCCCCCCGGCACCGAGATCCTGCCAGGAGAGTGGGCCAAGGCAGTGGAGCTACTCAAGAAAGGGGAGGACATTGACTACACTGGCGCTTCCGGCTCGCTGAACTTCGACGAGAACGGAGACGTGGCCGGAACCTTTGCCCACTGGACCTTCAAGGGCGGGCAGATCGTCGACTTGAAAGTGTTTGAGCCGGAAGGCTAA
- a CDS encoding quinone-dependent dihydroorotate dehydrogenase, translating into MNLYRDVLRPLIFSGLRADPETVKVGLLRALEWLDATQATGILALLERLFCYRDPRLEVRLWGLTFPNPIGLAAGFDKDGLAVGVWPSLGFGFVEVGTVTPGPQPGNPKPRLFQLPQDRAALNHMGFNNQGAAALAERLRRLRQRPIPIGINLGKGKATPLEEAAADYLASFRLLRELGDYFVVNVSSPNTAGLRSLQAAEQLAPILATLQGENRGQKPLLVKIAPDLDWPEIDAILELAQAYRLAGLVATNTTLRRDNLKTRFLPGLGPLAAAAGGISGAPLRQRSTQVIRYIHQATQGQLPIIGVGGIFTLADAMEKLEAGASLLQVYTGWVYEGPSLVPRLLRGLAAARNPAPSSPERMPTGIQSGRKIVMDP; encoded by the coding sequence GTGAACCTGTACCGAGATGTGCTGCGGCCCTTGATTTTTTCGGGCCTGAGGGCTGACCCGGAAACGGTTAAGGTGGGGCTCTTGCGCGCCTTGGAGTGGCTGGACGCCACCCAGGCCACCGGGATCCTGGCTCTTTTGGAGCGCCTGTTCTGCTATCGGGATCCGCGGCTGGAAGTACGGCTCTGGGGCCTCACCTTCCCCAATCCCATTGGCCTGGCCGCAGGCTTTGACAAGGATGGCCTAGCTGTGGGCGTCTGGCCCAGTTTGGGCTTTGGCTTTGTGGAGGTGGGCACCGTCACTCCTGGGCCTCAGCCGGGCAACCCCAAGCCGCGCCTGTTCCAGTTGCCCCAGGATCGGGCTGCTCTCAACCACATGGGCTTCAACAACCAGGGGGCGGCAGCTCTGGCCGAACGGCTGCGCCGGCTGCGCCAACGTCCCATTCCCATCGGCATCAACCTGGGCAAAGGGAAGGCCACCCCCCTGGAGGAGGCGGCGGCTGACTACCTGGCCAGCTTTCGTCTGTTGCGGGAGCTGGGAGACTATTTTGTGGTCAACGTCAGCTCCCCCAACACAGCGGGATTGCGATCCCTGCAGGCTGCCGAGCAGTTGGCGCCCATCCTGGCGACGTTGCAGGGGGAAAATCGCGGACAGAAGCCCCTTTTGGTGAAGATTGCCCCTGACCTAGATTGGCCAGAAATTGACGCCATCCTGGAGCTGGCCCAAGCCTACAGACTGGCGGGGCTTGTAGCCACCAACACTACCCTGCGCCGCGACAACCTGAAAACCCGCTTCCTGCCAGGGCTGGGGCCCCTCGCCGCGGCAGCCGGCGGCATCAGCGGCGCCCCCCTGCGGCAGCGCTCCACCCAGGTGATCCGCTACATTCACCAGGCCACTCAGGGGCAATTGCCGATTATTGGAGTGGGGGGCATCTTCACCCTGGCCGATGCCATGGAGAAACTGGAGGCCGGGGCCAGCCTGCTCCAGGTCTATACAGGCTGGGTCTATGAAGGGCCAAGCCTAGTTCCCCGCCTGTTGCGCGGCCTGGCCGCTGCCAGGAATCCCGCCCCTTCCTCCCCGGAGAGAATGCCGACAGGGATCCAATCCGGGCGTAAGATTGTTATGGATCCCTGA
- a CDS encoding ABC transporter ATP-binding protein, which produces MTPLLEIQDLYSGYRGVDILKGIRLKVTPGQIVVIIGPNGAGKSTVLKSLFGLATVRSGRVLFQGSDITHLAAEQLVRRGIGFVPQTNNVFPSLTVEENLEMGAFIRRDDYTAQLERVYELFPPLKEKRKQAAGSLSGGQRQMLAMGRALMAEPQLLVLDEPTAGLSPLYVEQTFALLQEINRRGVSILMVEQNAKQALAIADWGYVLSMGENRFEDTGPNLLHNPEVLELFLGG; this is translated from the coding sequence ATGACCCCCTTGCTCGAGATTCAAGATCTCTACAGTGGCTACCGCGGCGTGGACATCCTCAAAGGGATCCGCCTCAAGGTCACTCCAGGCCAAATTGTAGTGATCATCGGCCCCAACGGGGCGGGCAAATCGACAGTGCTCAAGTCTCTTTTTGGATTGGCCACCGTCCGCTCGGGCCGAGTGCTGTTCCAAGGTTCTGACATCACGCATCTTGCTGCCGAGCAACTGGTGCGGCGGGGGATCGGCTTTGTGCCTCAGACCAACAATGTCTTTCCCTCCCTCACCGTCGAGGAAAACCTGGAGATGGGAGCCTTTATCCGGCGCGACGACTACACTGCCCAACTGGAGCGGGTTTACGAGCTGTTTCCGCCCCTGAAGGAGAAGCGAAAGCAAGCGGCGGGATCCCTCTCCGGCGGGCAACGGCAGATGCTGGCCATGGGGCGGGCGCTGATGGCGGAGCCGCAGCTGTTGGTGTTGGACGAGCCGACAGCCGGCCTGTCGCCGCTGTATGTCGAGCAGACCTTTGCCCTCCTGCAGGAGATCAACCGCCGCGGCGTCAGCATCCTAATGGTCGAGCAAAATGCCAAGCAGGCCTTGGCTATAGCGGACTGGGGCTACGTCCTCTCCATGGGAGAAAACCGCTTTGAGGATACCGGCCCCAACCTATTGCACAACCCCGAGGTGTTGGAGCTATTTTTGGGCGGCTGA
- a CDS encoding glycoside hydrolase family 3 N-terminal domain-containing protein, whose product MVSMSGSGSPVAALEQPLSLARQVAQLLVVPVSARLGSQSPPREILKRLIQEVGIGGLWITEGHVAEALLLIEEAQSWAALPLLVAAEASRGLALQGATSFPHPLGLSRLGSEAERWAEQWGRITAREAAAIGINWLLGPVAEPLGQGPAELALAEEPQLALQLARAFVRGCEQAVPEGILTTARAFPGQGWAEGRANPLLLLKPTADPWCPRLSLSLDKLQAGLWLPFRSLVEQVGAISVAPVVLPEWDERWPISFLPGRLTQLLRQEWGFSGLIVAEGLDQGFLDELAVGVGSSPHLLAVRALQAGADLLLAPPDPVAAVTAIVEAVRQGSLDAQAIAQSVTRVLRAKQRLFPSASALLKQVWPALAETDFSLVPGWMGAKDPTDPALCRGFSDEQLKPLLLGDPLAKDSPLAKLFGTRPPLPRVARLGSLLAEQDIAPCQAAMARGGVTGGQALPLPAPPGSWNWIWQDLAPGAETAGLSAASPALSIPAGLGFSPLLSHPLTPLSLLETALGSAGQLIFQAFVEEPLPNYVLDWLQQQRERVAAVVVYGNLSFYRRLQAHFQWANAIHSLNPDPWAQAEAMQRLFPHRLIPEKPEPQPASTNN is encoded by the coding sequence ATGGTGTCCATGAGTGGTTCGGGATCCCCGGTCGCTGCCCTTGAGCAGCCCTTGTCCTTAGCACGGCAGGTGGCGCAACTGCTGGTGGTGCCGGTCTCGGCCCGTTTGGGATCCCAGTCTCCTCCCCGCGAGATCCTCAAGCGACTGATCCAAGAGGTGGGGATCGGGGGCCTCTGGATTACTGAGGGCCATGTAGCAGAGGCCCTGCTGCTGATCGAGGAGGCGCAGTCTTGGGCTGCCCTGCCCCTTTTGGTGGCAGCCGAGGCCAGTCGCGGCCTGGCCCTACAGGGGGCCACTTCTTTCCCCCACCCCCTGGGCCTGAGCCGCCTGGGATCCGAAGCCGAGCGCTGGGCGGAACAGTGGGGAAGGATCACGGCGCGGGAGGCGGCGGCCATCGGCATTAACTGGCTGCTGGGCCCGGTGGCGGAGCCCCTGGGGCAAGGCCCAGCAGAGCTGGCGCTGGCGGAGGAGCCACAGCTGGCGTTGCAACTGGCGCGGGCCTTTGTGCGCGGCTGCGAGCAAGCGGTTCCGGAGGGGATTCTAACCACCGCCAGAGCCTTCCCCGGCCAGGGCTGGGCAGAGGGGCGGGCCAACCCTCTGCTGTTGCTAAAGCCAACTGCTGACCCCTGGTGTCCTCGCCTGAGCCTCAGCTTGGACAAGCTGCAAGCAGGACTCTGGCTGCCGTTCCGCAGCTTGGTGGAGCAGGTGGGAGCCATCTCGGTTGCGCCAGTGGTGCTTCCCGAGTGGGACGAGCGCTGGCCGATCTCTTTTTTGCCGGGGCGGCTGACCCAACTGCTGCGCCAAGAGTGGGGGTTTAGTGGACTAATTGTGGCAGAGGGCCTCGATCAGGGCTTCTTGGACGAGCTGGCCGTTGGCGTCGGCTCCTCTCCCCACCTGCTGGCGGTGCGGGCCCTCCAGGCCGGCGCCGACCTCCTTTTGGCCCCTCCCGACCCAGTGGCGGCCGTCACAGCCATTGTGGAAGCTGTGCGGCAGGGATCCCTGGACGCCCAGGCCATTGCCCAATCGGTGACGCGGGTGCTGCGGGCCAAGCAGCGGCTTTTCCCCTCCGCCTCCGCCCTGCTCAAGCAAGTGTGGCCGGCCCTGGCGGAAACGGATTTCAGCCTGGTTCCCGGCTGGATGGGGGCTAAAGACCCCACCGACCCCGCCCTCTGCCGCGGCTTTTCCGACGAGCAACTGAAACCCCTGCTGTTGGGAGATCCCCTCGCCAAGGACTCACCTCTAGCCAAGCTGTTCGGCACACGTCCGCCTCTGCCCAGAGTCGCCCGGTTGGGATCCCTCTTGGCCGAGCAGGATATTGCTCCCTGTCAAGCTGCCATGGCCCGCGGCGGCGTGACAGGCGGCCAGGCTTTGCCCCTGCCCGCTCCCCCCGGCAGTTGGAACTGGATCTGGCAAGATCTCGCCCCTGGCGCTGAGACAGCAGGGCTATCGGCGGCCTCTCCCGCCCTCAGCATTCCCGCCGGCCTCGGCTTCTCTCCTTTGCTCAGCCATCCTCTCACCCCTTTGAGCTTGCTGGAGACGGCCCTGGGCAGCGCCGGCCAACTGATCTTCCAGGCCTTTGTCGAGGAGCCTTTGCCCAACTATGTGCTGGATTGGCTGCAACAACAACGAGAGCGGGTGGCAGCCGTCGTCGTTTATGGTAACTTATCCTTCTACCGACGCCTGCAGGCGCACTTTCAGTGGGCCAACGCCATCCACAGCCTCAATCCTGATCCCTGGGCCCAGGCAGAAGCTATGCAGCGTCTGTTTCCCCACCGGCTCATCCCGGAGAAACCCGAGCCTCAGCCAGCATCGACAAATAATTAA
- the recN gene encoding DNA repair protein RecN — MLRLLRIENFALIEYLEIPFRAGLNVLTGETGAGKSIILDALDAALGGPARALRSGSDRGLVEAIFQPTAALEAWLEQEQIEPLEEGLVCSRELVMRNGKLSSRLRVNGVLVNKAQMLSLRSQLVEITAQGQTSQLQSPQTQRRWLDAFGGEKLLRLRSEVAACYQTWSQLKAEIASRQQNQHLRLQRLDLLELQAQELAALRLEDPDELTKLERERERLAHRVELQQQSYAAHQLLYQNDSGSPAIADLLAQAERLLQSMAQRDPDLTPLVEMVSSALVQVEEAGRELLRYGETLEADPSRLSKIERRLAQLRQACRKYGPTLAEVMAHAERLKAELAQLRDESTDLEELEARLDQAAQELERHCQMLSHLRQQVAHQLEKALVEELGPLGMSGVQFQVQIQAGSPTAEGVDQVSFWFSPNPGEPLQPLADIASGGEMSRFLLALKAVFSRVDPVATLVFDEIDVGVSGKVAQAIAAKLHQIARSHQVLCVTHQPLVAALADHHLRVYKVVQEGRTCVRVDSLREGERREELAQLAAGHSAQEAMGFVEALLKQAAQLRQLQLAGSA, encoded by the coding sequence ATGTTGCGCCTGTTGCGGATCGAGAACTTCGCCCTGATCGAGTACTTGGAGATTCCCTTTCGGGCGGGGCTGAACGTGCTCACCGGAGAAACAGGGGCGGGCAAATCTATCATTCTCGATGCCCTCGATGCCGCGCTCGGGGGACCGGCTCGCGCTCTGCGCAGCGGCAGCGATCGGGGCTTGGTGGAAGCCATTTTCCAGCCTACGGCCGCGCTGGAGGCCTGGCTAGAGCAAGAGCAAATTGAACCTTTGGAAGAAGGCCTGGTCTGCAGCCGCGAGCTGGTGATGCGCAACGGCAAGCTCAGCAGCCGCCTGCGAGTCAATGGGGTGCTCGTGAACAAGGCTCAGATGCTCAGCCTGCGCTCCCAACTGGTGGAGATCACCGCCCAGGGCCAGACAAGCCAACTCCAGTCTCCCCAAACCCAGCGCCGCTGGCTGGATGCCTTTGGCGGCGAAAAGCTGCTGCGCCTGCGTTCAGAGGTGGCAGCTTGCTACCAAACCTGGAGCCAGCTCAAAGCAGAGATAGCCTCCCGCCAGCAAAACCAACACCTGCGGCTGCAGCGGCTAGATCTCCTAGAGTTGCAAGCCCAAGAACTGGCTGCCCTGCGCCTGGAGGATCCTGACGAGCTGACCAAATTGGAGCGGGAGCGGGAGCGCCTGGCCCACCGCGTGGAACTGCAGCAGCAGAGTTATGCCGCTCACCAACTGCTCTACCAAAATGACAGCGGCTCGCCGGCCATTGCCGATCTCCTGGCCCAAGCCGAGCGTCTGCTGCAGAGCATGGCCCAGCGGGATCCCGACCTAACTCCCCTAGTCGAGATGGTCAGCAGCGCCCTCGTTCAGGTGGAGGAGGCGGGGCGGGAGCTGCTGCGCTACGGCGAGACCCTGGAGGCGGATCCCAGTCGGCTAAGCAAAATTGAACGGCGCCTAGCCCAACTGCGACAGGCCTGCCGCAAATACGGCCCCACCCTGGCCGAGGTGATGGCCCACGCGGAGCGGCTCAAGGCAGAGCTGGCCCAACTGCGGGACGAGAGCACCGACTTGGAGGAACTAGAGGCGCGGCTAGACCAGGCAGCCCAGGAGCTGGAGCGCCACTGCCAGATGCTCTCGCATCTGCGGCAGCAGGTGGCCCACCAACTGGAAAAGGCTCTCGTGGAGGAGCTTGGGCCCCTGGGGATGAGCGGTGTGCAGTTCCAGGTGCAGATCCAAGCCGGATCCCCCACCGCCGAAGGGGTGGATCAGGTGAGCTTTTGGTTTAGCCCCAACCCCGGCGAGCCCCTGCAGCCGCTGGCCGACATTGCCTCCGGCGGCGAGATGAGCCGTTTTCTGCTGGCCTTAAAAGCGGTGTTCAGCCGCGTCGATCCGGTGGCTACTCTGGTCTTCGACGAGATCGACGTTGGCGTATCCGGCAAGGTAGCGCAGGCCATCGCCGCCAAACTGCACCAGATTGCCCGTAGCCACCAAGTTCTCTGCGTTACCCACCAGCCCCTGGTTGCCGCCCTAGCCGATCACCACCTGCGGGTTTACAAAGTGGTGCAAGAAGGGCGAACCTGCGTGCGGGTGGATTCGCTGAGAGAAGGGGAGCGCCGGGAAGAATTGGCCCAACTGGCTGCCGGCCACTCCGCCCAGGAGGCAATGGGCTTTGTGGAAGCCCTTCTCAAGCAGGCAGCCCAACTGCGCCAACTGCAACTGGCCGGCTCTGCTTAG